The genomic DNA GTGAGCAACCACGAACTGCAAGCCGTGGGCCTGCCAACGACAGCACCGCCGTTCGACTTTGACCGCGACCCGAGCACCCCGCCCACCAATACCAACCCGCAGGAATTCAGCGAAAACGGGCTACGCAAGGAACTCGGGTTACCGCCGCGCAAACAGTACCTGAATAATTAAACCAGACCGTGCTCGGTGGTGGGCACGATCAAAATTCCCGCGCGCAGGCCATTTTTCACCTTCGGGTTGGGAAAGATAATGCGCGCACCATCCTCTTCGATGACCCAACGGGTCTTGGCCACATCCTCGGCCAGCAGATACCCCTTGGCCAACGGCGAGAAGTTTTCCACGTCCGCTGGCAGGTGCAGCAGGAACGCGTCACTGTGCTTGATGACTTCGCGCGACACGGCAAACAGTTGCAAGCCGTCAAGGCTGTCCGTCTCAGGCTCGGTGCCTTCGATGATCTGCTTGAGGCGGGTTTCCAGGCGGGACACGTCCACCCCCTGGTTTTGCCCGAAGGGTCGCGCCTTGCCCAGTTCCAGGGTAAAGGCCTCGGCGCCAAGCTGCTCGTAAGTAAACGCGCTGAAGGTGATCGAGGTTTTGTTCTGCAGCAACACCGCTTCCATGCCGGCGGCACGCAAGCGTTGCAGTTCGCGGCGTGAATGCTGGCGCCCGTCTTTCCACGGGTACAAGGCAAACTGTTCGATTTTCGAACCGCGAATGGCGGTGTGCAGGTCGTAGTGCAGGCGCGAACGGCCAGCCTGACTGAAGAAGGTGCGGGCCAGTTGCTCAAGCTCGGCGGCGCGCATGGCCTCCGGGCCGATATTTTGTTCGTGGCGGCCATTGAACAGCCGGTTGATGTCCAGCTCCAGGTAACGCTCGCCGCGGCGCATGGCCTCGGGGTTGCCGAACAGGAACAGAATGCGGGTGCGGGGTTTGATCTCCCCACGGGCAATGCCGTGCAACAGGCGGTCGAGCAGTTCGATCGGCGCCGTTTCGTTGCCATGGATGCCGGACGACAGCAACAGGTCGCCGCCGTTGTCGCGGGCCTGCGGCGGGCGCACTTCGAGTGCGCCCTCGCTGAGCCAGCGCATCTGCACGCCGTCGACAGTCAGTTGAATTTTTTGCGCCGGTTCGCGACCGGCGAGGGTCAGTTCAAGCAGTTTGCCGAGGGCGAGCATAAGCAGCTTCCTTAGTGGTTGCAGCCTGGGCCGTGGACGTGGTCGTCGTCATCGCCTTCAACGTCGGCCGGTTCCATTTCCAGTTGCAGGCTCATCAGGTTGGTGGCCAGCGGGCGCATCAGCAGGTTGGCGTACTCGGCGTCGCCTTCTTCCACATCCACACCGATCAGCAGTTGGCCACGGCCATCGTGCTGGATCCAGATTTCCTTGCCCTGCCAGACCACGGCGACGCGGGTGCAGGAGGTTTCCAGCTGAGTGCCGTCGGTGTCTTCAAGGATCAGTTTCAGGGTGTCGGTGGTCATAACAATAGTTCTCAGCCGTATGGCGTTAATTGATCTGGAAAGGATAAACCGAGCCCAGTTTAAGGATTTGCGTCAGTTCATCCAGTGCCGTCCGGCACTCAAGCAGCAATTGCGGGTCAGCCAGGTCGCTTTCGCGCAGGCTGTCGCGGTAGTGCTTGTCGACCCACTGGGTCAGCGTCTCGTACAACGGCGCGGTCATGATAACGCCTGGGTTCACCGCCGCCAGTTCCGTTTCATTCAATGCCACACGCAAGCGCAGGCACGCCGGGCCACCGCCGTTCTGCATGCTTTGCTTGAGGTCGAAGACTTTGACCTCGCGGATCAACCCGCCGGAGGCCGTCAGGCTTTGCAGGTACTGCCAGACGCGTTCGTTGGCGCGGCACTCTTCCGGCACGATCAGCAGCATCGAACCGTCAGGACGGCTGAGCAACTGGCTGTTGAACAGGTAAGAACGCACCGCATCTTCAACGCTGACCTGGGCACGCGGCACGCACACCGACTGGAAGTTGCCACCCAATTTGCCGAGTTTGCCCTGCAATTCGCCGAGCATCTGCTCGGTATTGAGGAACGCGTCCTCGTGATAGAACAGCACCTCGCCATTGCCCACTGCGATCACGTCGTTGTGGAACACACCGGCATCGATCACCGCCGGGTTCTGCTGGGCGTAGACCACGCCGTCATCCTTCAGGCCGTGCAGGCGTGCGACGGCCTGGGAGGCTTCCAGCGTCTGGCGCGCCGGGTATTTCTGCGGCGCCGGGTAGCGGGTGTCGAACGCACTGCGGCCGAACACGAAAAACTCCACCCCCGCCTCGCCGTACTCACGGCAGAAACGCGTATGGTTGGCGGCGCCTTCGTCACCGAACTGCGCCACGGCCGGCAAGGCGGCGTGGTGAGCGAAGTGCTTCTGATCGGCAAACATCGCACCCAGCACGCGGCTGGTAGTCGGGTGCTCAATGCTGCGGTGGTATTTGCAGTTGAGGTTGGCGGCGGTGAAATGCACACGGCCGTCAAACGTGTCGGCGCTCGGGCTGACGGTGGCGGCGTTGGCCACCCACATGCTTGACGCCGAGCAACTCGCCACCAGCAACGGCATGGCCTGCTTGGCGGCCTGCTGGATCACTTGAGCGTCGGTGCCGCTGAAACCCAGGTTGCGCAAGGCAGCCACATCAGGACGTTCCTGGGGCGCCAGCACACCTTGTACAAAGCCCATGTCCATCAGGGCTTTCATTTTTTGCAGGCCCTGCAACGCCGCTTCCTTCGGGTTCGAAGACTGCTGGCTGTTGCTTTGGGACGCGACGTTGCCGTAGGACAAACCGCCGTAGTTATGGGTCGGCCCCACTAGACCGTCAAAATTGACTTCACAGGATTTCATCGGCGAGGCTCCACGAACATCTGTTTTTATAGGCTTCAACTTGTCATCCCGATCACCTGTGGGAGCTGGCTTGCCTGCGATGCAGACGACTCGGTCTTTCAGTACAACCGAGTGGCTGCTATCGCAGGCAAGCCAGCTCCCACATTAGATCGGTGCCACCTTCACTTGAGTGTTACACCGGGGGTCAGCGTCGCCGGCACCACCAGGCTCGGGGTCTCAAGCGAGGCCACCGGGTACGCGCAATAATCCGCCGCGTAATAGGCACTGGCGCGATGGTTGCCCGAGGCCCCTACCCCGCCAAACGGCGCGGTACTCGCCGCGCCGGTCAGCTGTTTGTTCCAGTTGACGATTCCCGCCCGGCTCTCCAGCCAGAATTGCTGGTAACGCGCTTCGGAGTCCGACAACAAGCCCGCAGCCAGGCCATATTGGGTGTTATTGGCCTCGGCAATCGCCCCTGCAAAGTCAGCGTAGCGGATCACCTGCAACAGCGGGCCGAACAATTCCTCGTCTTCGCGTTCGGTCACGCCGGTCACGTCGATGATGCCGGGGGTAAGCAGGGCGGCCTGATCCTGGGGCTGGGTCATTTCCAGCAATGCCACGGCGCCATTGGCGAGCATCAGCTCCTGAGCCTCCATCAACGCCTTGGCGGCGCCGAGGGAAATCACCGAGCCCATGAACGGTGCGGGCTGCTGGTCGAACGCGCCCACTTCAATCGTCGCGCTCACCGCCACCAGGCGCGCGAGCAGGGCATCGCCCCAGGCACCTTCCGGCACGAGCAGACGGCGCGCACAGGTGCAACGCTGGCCGGCCGAGATAAACGCCGACTGAATGATGGTGTAGACCGCCGCGTCCACGTCGGCCACTTCGTCCACCACCAGCGGGTTGTTGCCGCCCATTTCCAGAGCGAGGATCTTGTCCGGGCGCCCGGAGAATTGCTGGTGCAAGTGATTGCCGGTGCGGCTGGAACCGGTGAAGAACAACCCGTCAATGCCTGGATTGGCCGCCAGCGCGATACCGGTTTCCCGCGCGCCCTGCAGCAAGTTCAGTACGCCCGCGGGCAAGCCGGCTTCGATCCAGCATTGCACGGTCAGCTCGGCGACTTTCGGGGTCAGCTCGCTCGGCTTGAACAGCACGGTATTACCCGCCAGCAAGGCCGGCACAATGTGCCCGTTCGGCAAGTGGCCGGGGAAATTGTAGGGGCCGAACACCGCCACCACGCCGTGGGGCTTGTGGCGCAGCACGGCAGTGGCGTCGCCCAGCGGGCCGCTCTTCTCGCCGGTGCGCTCGCGGTAGCTCTGTACCGAGATGGCAATCTTGTTGGCCATGCTGGTGACTTCAGTCGCCGATTCCCACAGGGGCTTGCCGGTTTCCTCACCGATGCAGCGGGCGATTTCATCGGCGCGGGCTTTGAGCGTAGCGGCGAAGGCTTCCAGCACGCCGATGCGTTCTTCCAGCGGGCGTCTGGCCCAGGCCGGAAACGCCTGGCGCGCAGCCTGCACGGCCGACTCGACTTGTTCGGCCGTGGCGCCATTGCCGGCCCACAGCACCTGCTGGGTCACCGGGTTGCGCGATTCAAACAGTTCGCCCTGGCCAGCCAGCCAGCTACCAGCGATATACAACGAATTCATTATTTCGACTCCCGGGCAGCAGACAACGGAACAGCACGCACTTGATCACCCACCACCAGTTGCAGGCGTTTGGCGGTCAGCGGGTCGACCACCAACGTGCCTGCCGCCAGCCGGGCCGGTGCGGCCGTGATGCGGCACTCTTCGCGCTTGCGGTTATGGATCAGGAACGGCGTAGCGTCGTCCCCTGGCGTGCCAATGGCCAACACCAGCGCCTGGCTGTCGCGCACGGCACGGATTTTGGTGGTTTCACACTCCACCGCCGGGCCGGCGTCGAAGATGTCGACATAGCCCTGGTAGCTGAAACCCTCGCTCTTGAGCATGCTCAACGCCGGCTCGGTGTCGGGGTGGACCTTGCCGATCACGTTGCGCGCGTCTTCGGACAGGAAGCAGCTGTACAGCGGAAACTTCGGCATCAGCTCGGCGATAAACGCCTTGTTGCCCACGCCGGTCAGGTAGTCGGCCTGGCTGAACTCCATCTTGAAGAAGTGACGGCCCAGGCTTTCCCAGAACGGCGAACGCCCGGCGTCGTTGGACACGCCACGCATCTCGGCGATGATCTTGTTGCCGAACAGTTGCGGGAATTCGGCGATGAACAGCATGCGCGCCTTGGCCAGCATGCGGCCATTGAGGCCGGTGCGGTAATCGGCGTGCAGGAACAACGAGCACAATTCGGAATTGCCGGTGAGGTCGTTGGCCAAAAACAGCGTCGGAATCTCGCGGTAAATATTCAGCTCCTGGGAGGCGCTGACGGTCAGACCCACCCGGAAGTTGTACCAGGGCTCACGCAGGCCCACGGCACCGGCGATGGCGGAAATGCCCACCACGCGGCCTTCGTCGTTTTCCAGCACAAACAGGTAGTCGGCATCACCACGCCCGGCATCGCCGCGAAAGGTTTTCTCGGCCCAGCCTACCCGGTGAGTCAGGCGCTCTTCGTTGGCCGGCAAGGTGGTCAGGCCGGTGCCGGTGCTGCGCGCCAGATCAATCAGGGCCGGTAAATCGCTGCTGCGTACGGGACGAACGATCATGCTATCTCCTCAGACGGGCCGCTTGGCAGCCACCCGCTACACTCAATTTTTAGACCGCGACCAGGCGCACACTCGCGCCCTCGCCAACGCCCAGGGCTTCGGCGGCTGCCAGGTCCAGGGTCACCGGTTTGCCGGGTGCGTAGTCCAGCTCCAGCATCACTGCGCGGTAATCCTGCAACTGCCCGTTGCTCACCAGGTACTGGCGACCGGCGCCCTTGGCCATCTCGCCGATCTTCACCGGCACCACGCGGCTCTGGGCGATGGAGCGAATGCCCGAAACCCGTGCGTGCAGCGTCGGGCCGCCGTCGAAGATGTCGATGTAGTGGTCGGTCTCAAAGCCTTCGCGCATCAGGATGTCGAAGGTGATCTGCGCACGCGGGTGCACCTGGCCCATGGCTTCCTGGGCTTCGTCGGGCAGCAGCGGCACATAGATCGGGTAATGCGGCATCAGCTCGGCGAGGAAGGTGCGGCTTTTCAGCCCGCACAAGCGCTCGGCGGCGGCGTAATTGAGGTCGAAGAAGTTGCGGCCGATGGCGTCCCAGAACGGCGAGTCACCGTTCTCGTCGCTGTAGCCGACGATCTCGGTCACCACCGAATCGGCAAAGCGCTCGGGGTGGCTGGCGACGAACAACAGGCGGCCACGGGAGTTGAGCTCCGACCACGGCGAACCGACCAGCTCGGGCTTCACGTAGAAACTGGTGAGCAGGCTGTTGCCGGTGAGGTCGTGGCACTGGGAAAGCACGTGGATCTTGTTGTGGATCTTCAGCTCGCGGGAGGCGTGCACGAAGGTCTCGTTACGGAAGCTGTAGAACGGCTCCGAGTAACCGGCCGAGGCGACGATGGCCGAGCAGCCGGCGAGCTTGCCGGTCTCGGTGTCTTCAAGCACAAAGAAATAGCTTTCTTCACCGTTGAAACTGACCTCGGCCGCGAAGGACGCTTCGCTGGCGGCGATCTTGTCGCTCAGGCGTTCCACATCGTCCGGCAAGGACGTGACACCAATCGGGCTGTCCGCAGCCAGACGCTGTACCTCGCCCAGATCAGCCATTTGCGCGGGGCGCATCACCAGCATGGTGTCACTCCTTAACTCGAAAACTCATAGAGGGAAAAATGCCGGGCACAGGATCTGAGTTCACATGGATATCAATGTGCAAGCAGGCTCCATGTGGGAGCTGGCTTGCCTGCGATGCAGGCAACTCGGTTTTTCAGTTGCACCGAGTTGATGCTATCGCAGGCAAGCCAGCTCCCACTTTTGATCCAGGTCGCGGCAAATAAAGGTGTCGCTATCAGCCTTGCGTCAGCGTTTTTACGGCACGCTCAAAACGATCCAAACCTTCAGTGATGTCCGCCTCTTCCACCACCAGGCTAGGGGCGAAACGCACCACGTCCGGGCCGGCTTGCAGGATCATCAGGTTTTCTTTCTCGGCCGCGTTGAACACGTCCTTGGCCTTGCCTTTGAACGCGTCGCTCAGCACGCAACCGAGCAGCAGGCCCATGCCACGCACTTCGGTGAAGATGCCGTATTGCTTGCCGATCTGTTCCAGGCGCGCCTTGAACAGGTCGTGCTTGGCGTTCACGCCGGCCAGCACTTCAGGGGTGTTGATCACGTCAATCACGGCTTCTGCCACCGCACACGCCAGCGGATTGCCGCCGTAAGTGGTGCCGTGGGTGCCGACCACCAGGTGCTTGGCCAGGTCTTCACGGGTGAGCATGGCCGCGATCGGGAAACCACCGCCCAGGCTCTTGGCGCTGGTAAGAATGTCTGGCGTCACGCCGTAATGCTGGTAGGCGAACAAGTGGCCGCTGCGGCCCATGCCGGTTTGCACTTCGTCGAACACCAGCAGCGCGTTGTTCGCGTCGCACAGTTCGCGGGCGCCTTGCAGGTAAGCCAGCTCGGCCGGCAGCACGCCGCCTTCGCCCTGGATCGGTTCCAGCACCACGGCACAGGTCTTGTCCGAAACAGCCGCTTTCAGCGCTTCCAGATCGTTGTAAGGCACGTGGGTAATGCCGGTAATTTTCGGCCCGAAACCGTCGGAGTACTTGGACTGGCCACCGACGTTGACGGTAAACAGGGTACGGCCGTGGAAGCTGTTCAGCGCGGCGATGATCTCGTACTTCTCGGTGCCGAAACGGTCAAACGCGACGCGACGGGCCAGCTTGAACGCGGCCTCGTTGGCTTCGGCGCCGGAGTTGCAGAAGAACACGCGCTCGGCAAAAGTGGCGTCGATCAGTTTATGCGCCAGGCGCAGGGCCGGCTCGTTGGTGAAGACGTTGGAGACATGCCACAGCTTGTTGGCCTGTTCGGTCAGTGCACCGACCAGCGCCGGGTGGGCGTGACCCAATACGTTGACCGCGATGCCGCCGGCAAAGTCGATCAGCTCGCGACCCGCCTGGTCCCACACGCGCGAACCTTCGCCACGCACAGGAATGAATGCGGCCGGTGCGTAGTTAGGCACCATGACCTGGTCGAAATCGGCACGTTGCACCGGGGCTTGCTCAACGGACATCGGAGTCTCCTGAAGAGGAACGCCTGCCTGGAACTGGCGGGCGATGCAGGGATTGTAAGGACAGTTTTCAGCGCGGCCTTGCCGCCAAGCGACAACTTCTTATAGCGCCAACCCGCGATTTTGGCGGGTTTACGCCAATGCGACAAATAGCATCGCAATGGCGCAGTTTAAACTAACTATCTAGAGCAGGCGGCGTGAAACAAGCTGATCTACTCGTGCCCTTTCCTGTTATCAGAGATTGAGCATGAGTACGCCCTCCCCCTCCAGCCAACCCGACAGCCATTACCAGCTCCTGAGAAACGCCATCCCGAGCTGGATAGGCAAAGCCTCCCCCGCCAAACAGCAGGCCTTGTTGCGTGCCGAACCGCAGCAGTTACCCGCCAACCCGCGGCTCAAACGCCTGAATGCCGACCACTGGAGCGCGCAAAATGCGGTGGATGAGGCACTCAAGCAGGTGAAAGGCCCCAGGGAATTTGCCCGCGAAGTGCTTGAAGACGCCTTGAAGATGCGCTTCGGCCTGGTGCTGGACAGTCAAAACGTGTTCCTGCGTCTTTATATTCCCCAGCACCTTCCGTGGTTTTCGATCCCCTCCGGCGCCGCTCGCACCTGGACCGTGTCATTGCTGGACGCGGCCCTGCATAACTTCGAACACGACGAAACCCGCGACGGTGCCTTTGAGCCCGCCTCCACTTTCATCACGCCGCCCTCCGACAGCGGCCAATTCGATACGCTGCCCGCCATCCGGGAAAAGGTCAGCATCGCGGCCTTCACGCGGCTATGCCGCGAGCTGGACATCGGCGCACGCTACACAATTTATCTGCGTGAACAGCTGGGGTTCACCGAACCGGTCAGTGCTGCTGTGCTCGAACACAAGGTGACCGTCAGCCAAAAAGCCGCCTTGCGCGCAGCCCTGGAACTGGCGCGCACACGGGGCGATATCGGCGTCGATTATGCGCAGCAGGTGGAAGCGCTGCTGCAAGGCCGACCTGCCCTCACACTCGGCAAGCTGCCCTTGCGTTGCCACGACTTCACGATGATGGAGGTGCCGCTGAGCGGAATCCTGCTGCTCGCGCCCGACCTGGAAAACACCCACTCGGTCCAGCGCCTGCTGGCCTACGTACCGGATGATCCGCAGCACCCACTCAAGGAATATGCCTCGCCGCTGGCGTTCAAACAGGCCCTGACCCGGCAGTTGCGCGACCCCGACTATCAGGCGTTTTTCAGCCGGTTTGTCGCCCACGAACACCGCGGGCTGTTTTTTGCCAACCTGAGTCAGCGCCTGGGCCGCATCACCTGGCACCCGCCGGAGCGTGGCAGCGGCCTGGCGCCCTGGCGCACTCAGCCGACCGATGACCCCAAACTGCAATTTGTCGCAGAGGTGATTCAGGGTGAGCCGTGGCGACACTTCTATCAGCAAAGGCTCAACCGGATTCTCAACGATGCGCGAACCCAGGCGGTGTCGACGGCCAACGTCGACCGCAATGCCCGCTGGGCGCTGTGGGACTCGTTCGTCAGTGTCGCGTCGTCCATCCTTAACGCCGCGCTGCTCATAGTCGCTCCGTTTATTCCGGGGCTGGGAGAGTTGATGCTGGGCTACATGGCCTATCAACTGCTCGATGAGGTCTTCGAGGGCGTCGTCGACTGGGCCGAAAACCATACGCAGGAGGCCTTTACCCACTTGATGGGTGTGCTGCAATCCCTGGTGGAACTGGGTGCCTTTGGCGTGGGCAGCACCATCGGCATCGCCGAAATGCGCAAGGCGCTGCCGCCGCAGGTGGTGGCGTTCATCGAGCGCTTCAAACCCGTGACCCTGGCCAATGGCGGCCGACGTTACT from Pseudomonas tolaasii NCPPB 2192 includes the following:
- the astD gene encoding succinylglutamate-semialdehyde dehydrogenase codes for the protein MMNSLYIAGSWLAGQGELFESRNPVTQQVLWAGNGATAEQVESAVQAARQAFPAWARRPLEERIGVLEAFAATLKARADEIARCIGEETGKPLWESATEVTSMANKIAISVQSYRERTGEKSGPLGDATAVLRHKPHGVVAVFGPYNFPGHLPNGHIVPALLAGNTVLFKPSELTPKVAELTVQCWIEAGLPAGVLNLLQGARETGIALAANPGIDGLFFTGSSRTGNHLHQQFSGRPDKILALEMGGNNPLVVDEVADVDAAVYTIIQSAFISAGQRCTCARRLLVPEGAWGDALLARLVAVSATIEVGAFDQQPAPFMGSVISLGAAKALMEAQELMLANGAVALLEMTQPQDQAALLTPGIIDVTGVTEREDEELFGPLLQVIRYADFAGAIAEANNTQYGLAAGLLSDSEARYQQFWLESRAGIVNWNKQLTGAASTAPFGGVGASGNHRASAYYAADYCAYPVASLETPSLVVPATLTPGVTLK
- the astB gene encoding N-succinylarginine dihydrolase, which translates into the protein MKSCEVNFDGLVGPTHNYGGLSYGNVASQSNSQQSSNPKEAALQGLQKMKALMDMGFVQGVLAPQERPDVAALRNLGFSGTDAQVIQQAAKQAMPLLVASCSASSMWVANAATVSPSADTFDGRVHFTAANLNCKYHRSIEHPTTSRVLGAMFADQKHFAHHAALPAVAQFGDEGAANHTRFCREYGEAGVEFFVFGRSAFDTRYPAPQKYPARQTLEASQAVARLHGLKDDGVVYAQQNPAVIDAGVFHNDVIAVGNGEVLFYHEDAFLNTEQMLGELQGKLGKLGGNFQSVCVPRAQVSVEDAVRSYLFNSQLLSRPDGSMLLIVPEECRANERVWQYLQSLTASGGLIREVKVFDLKQSMQNGGGPACLRLRVALNETELAAVNPGVIMTAPLYETLTQWVDKHYRDSLRESDLADPQLLLECRTALDELTQILKLGSVYPFQIN
- the aruF gene encoding arginine/ornithine succinyltransferase subunit alpha; this encodes MLVMRPAQMADLGEVQRLAADSPIGVTSLPDDVERLSDKIAASEASFAAEVSFNGEESYFFVLEDTETGKLAGCSAIVASAGYSEPFYSFRNETFVHASRELKIHNKIHVLSQCHDLTGNSLLTSFYVKPELVGSPWSELNSRGRLLFVASHPERFADSVVTEIVGYSDENGDSPFWDAIGRNFFDLNYAAAERLCGLKSRTFLAELMPHYPIYVPLLPDEAQEAMGQVHPRAQITFDILMREGFETDHYIDIFDGGPTLHARVSGIRSIAQSRVVPVKIGEMAKGAGRQYLVSNGQLQDYRAVMLELDYAPGKPVTLDLAAAEALGVGEGASVRLVAV
- the astA gene encoding arginine N-succinyltransferase — protein: MIVRPVRSSDLPALIDLARSTGTGLTTLPANEERLTHRVGWAEKTFRGDAGRGDADYLFVLENDEGRVVGISAIAGAVGLREPWYNFRVGLTVSASQELNIYREIPTLFLANDLTGNSELCSLFLHADYRTGLNGRMLAKARMLFIAEFPQLFGNKIIAEMRGVSNDAGRSPFWESLGRHFFKMEFSQADYLTGVGNKAFIAELMPKFPLYSCFLSEDARNVIGKVHPDTEPALSMLKSEGFSYQGYVDIFDAGPAVECETTKIRAVRDSQALVLAIGTPGDDATPFLIHNRKREECRITAAPARLAAGTLVVDPLTAKRLQLVVGDQVRAVPLSAARESK
- the astE gene encoding succinylglutamate desuccinylase, with product MLALGKLLELTLAGREPAQKIQLTVDGVQMRWLSEGALEVRPPQARDNGGDLLLSSGIHGNETAPIELLDRLLHGIARGEIKPRTRILFLFGNPEAMRRGERYLELDINRLFNGRHEQNIGPEAMRAAELEQLARTFFSQAGRSRLHYDLHTAIRGSKIEQFALYPWKDGRQHSRRELQRLRAAGMEAVLLQNKTSITFSAFTYEQLGAEAFTLELGKARPFGQNQGVDVSRLETRLKQIIEGTEPETDSLDGLQLFAVSREVIKHSDAFLLHLPADVENFSPLAKGYLLAEDVAKTRWVIEEDGARIIFPNPKVKNGLRAGILIVPTTEHGLV
- a CDS encoding aspartate aminotransferase family protein, whose protein sequence is MSVEQAPVQRADFDQVMVPNYAPAAFIPVRGEGSRVWDQAGRELIDFAGGIAVNVLGHAHPALVGALTEQANKLWHVSNVFTNEPALRLAHKLIDATFAERVFFCNSGAEANEAAFKLARRVAFDRFGTEKYEIIAALNSFHGRTLFTVNVGGQSKYSDGFGPKITGITHVPYNDLEALKAAVSDKTCAVVLEPIQGEGGVLPAELAYLQGARELCDANNALLVFDEVQTGMGRSGHLFAYQHYGVTPDILTSAKSLGGGFPIAAMLTREDLAKHLVVGTHGTTYGGNPLACAVAEAVIDVINTPEVLAGVNAKHDLFKARLEQIGKQYGIFTEVRGMGLLLGCVLSDAFKGKAKDVFNAAEKENLMILQAGPDVVRFAPSLVVEEADITEGLDRFERAVKTLTQG